Proteins encoded by one window of Halorubrum ruber:
- a CDS encoding DNA polymerase sliding clamp, producing MFKAIVGASTFQDALDSVSVLVDECKIRLNEEELSIRAVDPANVGMVDLTLEAAAFESYDADGGVIGVNLARLEDIAGMANSGDLIHLELDEETRKLHIEIDGLSYTLALIDPDSIRQEPDIPDLDLASEIVVEGAQLDRGIKAADMVSDHIRLRVDETDEAFFIEAEGDTDDVNLKLDREDLIALTAGPADSLFSLDYLKDMNKAIPSDAEVTVELGEEFPVKLHYGFAEGLGNVTFMLAPRIQSD from the coding sequence ATGTTCAAGGCCATCGTGGGCGCGTCGACGTTTCAGGACGCGCTCGATTCGGTGAGCGTGTTGGTCGACGAGTGTAAGATCCGCCTGAACGAGGAGGAGCTCTCGATCCGGGCCGTCGACCCCGCCAACGTCGGCATGGTCGACCTCACGCTGGAGGCGGCCGCGTTCGAGTCGTACGACGCCGACGGCGGCGTCATCGGCGTCAACCTCGCCCGCTTGGAGGACATCGCCGGCATGGCCAACTCCGGCGACCTGATCCACCTCGAACTCGACGAGGAGACCCGCAAGCTCCACATCGAGATCGACGGCCTCTCGTACACCCTCGCGCTCATCGACCCCGACTCGATCCGCCAGGAGCCGGACATCCCGGACCTCGACCTCGCCTCCGAGATCGTCGTCGAGGGCGCCCAGCTCGACCGCGGGATCAAGGCCGCCGACATGGTCTCCGACCACATCCGCCTCCGCGTCGACGAGACCGACGAGGCGTTCTTCATCGAGGCCGAGGGCGACACCGACGACGTCAACCTCAAGCTCGACCGCGAGGACCTCATCGCGCTCACCGCCGGCCCCGCCGACTCGCTGTTCAGCCTCGACTACCTGAAGGACATGAACAAGGCGATCCCCTCCGACGCCGAGGTCACCGTCGAGCTCGGCGAGGAGTTCCCCGTCAAGCTCCACTACGGCTTCGCAGAGGGCCTTGGAAATGTGACATTTATGTTAGCCCCCCGAATTCAGAGCGACTGA
- a CDS encoding phosphoglucomutase/phosphomannomutase family protein — protein MDQISFGTDGWRATLDTFTDERVRIVGQAVADHLDAAGHDEPVAVGYDARETSEGFAESLAEVLAGNGFDVLLPERDAPTPVIAYAIVDRGLAGACMVTASHNPPEYNGVKFIPHDGAPALPDVTEDVVDRLAEPDLLPEAERGEIERVDLVSDHADAARDLVGRVAAPGTGDALDLSGLTVAYDAMHGSGRGVTDALLESAGAEVVRLRCERDVTFGGDSPEPSAEHLEALAERVTNPDSDVDLGIANDGDADRIAVVTPERGVLDANLFYAACYDRLLETDSGPAVRTVSTTFLVDRIAEAHGEDVYETPVGFKWVAEAMGEHDALFGGEESGGFTLRGHVREKDGVLMALLAAATHAAEPFDARVDRLLNEHGRIAAGKVSLDCPDDRKEGVLDELEDHIPESVCGSPVAKVVTLDGFKLLLESGSWLLVRPSGTEPKLRVYAEADSEAAVDDLLAEGRELVEPLI, from the coding sequence ATGGATCAGATCTCCTTCGGCACGGACGGCTGGCGGGCGACGCTCGACACCTTCACCGACGAGCGCGTGCGGATCGTCGGACAGGCGGTCGCGGACCACCTCGACGCGGCGGGCCACGACGAACCGGTCGCCGTGGGGTACGACGCCCGCGAGACCTCGGAGGGGTTCGCAGAGAGCCTCGCCGAGGTGCTCGCCGGCAACGGCTTCGACGTACTCCTCCCCGAGCGCGACGCGCCGACGCCCGTCATCGCGTACGCCATCGTCGATCGCGGACTCGCCGGCGCGTGTATGGTCACGGCCTCGCACAACCCGCCCGAGTACAACGGCGTGAAGTTCATCCCGCACGACGGCGCGCCCGCACTCCCGGACGTCACCGAGGACGTCGTCGACCGCCTCGCGGAGCCGGACCTCCTGCCCGAGGCCGAGCGCGGCGAGATCGAACGCGTCGACCTCGTGAGCGACCACGCGGACGCCGCCCGCGACCTCGTGGGGCGCGTCGCCGCCCCCGGCACCGGCGACGCGCTCGACCTCTCCGGGCTCACGGTCGCGTACGACGCGATGCACGGGAGCGGGCGCGGCGTCACTGACGCGCTGCTGGAGTCGGCCGGCGCGGAGGTCGTCCGCCTGCGCTGCGAGCGCGACGTGACCTTCGGCGGCGACTCTCCCGAGCCGTCGGCCGAACACCTCGAAGCGCTCGCCGAGCGCGTCACGAACCCTGACAGCGACGTCGACCTCGGAATCGCGAACGACGGCGACGCCGATCGGATCGCGGTCGTCACGCCCGAGCGCGGCGTCCTCGACGCGAACCTCTTCTACGCCGCCTGCTACGACCGCCTCCTAGAGACCGACTCGGGGCCCGCGGTCCGCACCGTCTCGACGACGTTCCTCGTCGACCGCATCGCGGAGGCGCACGGCGAAGACGTGTACGAGACGCCGGTCGGCTTCAAGTGGGTCGCCGAGGCGATGGGCGAACACGACGCGCTGTTCGGCGGCGAGGAGTCGGGCGGGTTCACCCTCCGCGGCCACGTCCGCGAGAAGGACGGCGTGCTGATGGCGCTGCTCGCGGCCGCGACCCACGCCGCCGAGCCGTTCGACGCGCGCGTCGACCGCCTGCTCAACGAGCACGGGCGCATCGCGGCCGGGAAGGTGTCGCTCGACTGCCCCGACGACCGGAAGGAAGGCGTCCTCGACGAGCTCGAAGACCACATTCCGGAGTCCGTCTGCGGCTCCCCCGTCGCGAAGGTCGTCACCCTCGACGGGTTCAAGCTCCTATTGGAAAGCGGCTCGTGGCTGCTCGTCCGCCCCTCGGGCACCGAGCCGAAGCTCCGGGTGTACGCCGAGGCCGACTCCGAGGCCGCCGTCGACGACCTGCTCGCAGAGGGGCGCGAGCTCGTCGAGCCCCTGATCTGA
- a CDS encoding NADPH-dependent FMN reductase: MTRIVAVSGSRSADSTTRAALRVALGAAADAGAETDLIDLAAVDLPLYHPDEGAQGDSEALKRRVREADGVLAGTPVYRGSYSSTFKNFHDFCGSDEYENTAVGLLATAGGGSYGGTLEHLRSTFRNVHAWTVPHEVGIQGASSKVETGAAAATSDGGPRITDDDLRRRTERLGRVVLEHAERLRERPATDA; the protein is encoded by the coding sequence ATGACCCGAATCGTCGCCGTCTCCGGCAGTCGGAGCGCGGACAGCACCACCCGGGCCGCGCTCCGCGTCGCGCTCGGCGCCGCGGCCGACGCCGGCGCGGAGACCGACCTGATCGACCTCGCCGCCGTCGACCTCCCGCTGTACCACCCCGACGAGGGCGCGCAGGGCGACAGCGAGGCGCTGAAGCGCCGCGTCCGCGAGGCCGACGGCGTCCTCGCGGGCACGCCCGTCTACCGCGGCTCCTACTCGTCGACGTTCAAGAACTTCCACGACTTCTGCGGCTCCGACGAGTACGAGAACACCGCGGTCGGCCTCCTCGCGACAGCGGGCGGCGGCTCCTACGGCGGCACGCTCGAACACCTCCGCTCGACGTTCCGGAACGTCCACGCGTGGACCGTCCCCCACGAGGTCGGTATCCAGGGCGCCTCGTCGAAGGTCGAGACGGGCGCGGCCGCTGCCACCTCAGACGGCGGGCCGCGGATCACCGACGACGACCTCCGCCGCCGCACCGAGCGGCTCGGGCGAGTCGTCCTCGAACACGCCGAGCGGCTGCGGGAACGCCCGGCGACGGACGCGTGA